One window from the genome of Candidatus Chlorohelix allophototropha encodes:
- a CDS encoding cbb3-type cytochrome c oxidase subunit II, protein MHLRMSFGTVFAGAVLMVMTSVFMTVGLSSLSFQPAPSDIARPLTAQEARGRQIYISNGCVYCHTQYVRPQDWNAAGGGKASRVAQAGDYVFLQTMLLGSERTGPDLSQEGGIHPDDWHKAHFKNPRYTSPQSIMPQFSFIKDQELDDLIAYVQSLGGKAADARVSQMRAQQDEVLKGWYTSYETHLAQIKEMVPPTWRDLKSAMTPTTRSLLHGKQIFLSNCVGCHGQNGNGRGPASSSMKPDPADFTRVELQVSASDGQFYQYLLFGLPGTSMPAWGDFLTVNDIWDTINFLRTIPKGGLTLPDSELKPEMMLNYDPRYGGEGAGKYPGPQPSNPDKALDNPYCYITPAASATQTAGCEKLVQK, encoded by the coding sequence GTGCATTTAAGAATGTCTTTTGGAACCGTGTTTGCCGGTGCAGTGCTTATGGTCATGACCAGCGTTTTTATGACCGTCGGCTTATCTTCTTTGAGTTTCCAGCCTGCCCCTTCAGATATAGCCCGTCCGCTCACCGCTCAAGAAGCGCGTGGTCGCCAGATTTACATCAGCAACGGTTGCGTATATTGCCATACGCAATATGTCAGACCGCAAGATTGGAATGCGGCAGGTGGTGGAAAAGCATCACGGGTGGCACAAGCCGGAGACTATGTTTTCTTGCAGACTATGCTGCTCGGCTCAGAGCGCACCGGACCTGACCTTTCTCAGGAAGGCGGCATCCATCCTGACGATTGGCATAAAGCGCATTTCAAGAACCCACGCTATACCAGCCCGCAATCTATTATGCCGCAATTCAGCTTCATCAAAGATCAAGAACTGGATGACCTGATTGCCTATGTACAGAGCTTGGGTGGAAAAGCTGCCGACGCTCGTGTTTCCCAAATGCGCGCACAACAAGACGAAGTGCTAAAGGGCTGGTACACCAGCTACGAAACGCATCTTGCCCAAATAAAAGAAATGGTGCCTCCTACTTGGCGCGACCTCAAAAGCGCGATGACACCCACTACCCGCAGCCTGCTACACGGTAAGCAAATTTTTCTGAGCAACTGCGTGGGTTGTCACGGTCAAAACGGCAACGGACGTGGTCCTGCCAGTTCCAGTATGAAGCCCGACCCGGCTGACTTTACCCGCGTGGAATTGCAAGTATCCGCCAGCGACGGTCAATTCTACCAGTATTTGCTGTTCGGCTTACCCGGCACGTCCATGCCGGCTTGGGGCGACTTCCTAACGGTTAACGACATTTGGGATACCATCAACTTCTTGCGCACTATTCCCAAGGGCGGTTTGACCTTGCCAGACTCGGAGTTGAAACCCGAAATGATGCTCAACTACGACCCGCGCTACGGTGGCGAAGGCGCAGGGAAGTATCCCGGTCCGCAACCGAGCAATCCTGATAAAGCGCTGGACAATCCTTATTGCTACATTACACCTGCTGCCAGCGCCACTCAAACGGCGGGTTGCGAAAAGCTGGTGCAAAAGTAA
- a CDS encoding cbb3-type cytochrome c oxidase subunit I — MNEEYSAARSWIYSSAVWLAVGTSFAMIAATEMVFPDFLGGVSFLEFGRLRPIHVNGVTFFWLSMAYYGAFFYIVPKLTGRALWSENLAKIVMWAWNFLGIFMVITLMAGMTQGREYAEMIWPIDIFVAIATSLNAFNILMTISQRAEKKIYASLWYIMGAVVWLPIVYAIGNVIWSPLAGGDNPFAGSLAGINDATWNWFYGHNILGLWFTPGGAALVYYIVPVVTRTPLYSHILSLVAFWSLALFYPLVGQHHLLSTPTPGWLKTVATVASIGLFVPVITFLTNIWMTMRGNWGRIYASLPLKYVIVGTVFYFVTCIQGPFQAIQSFNRLVHFTNWIVGHAHLALLGTMTMWVMGAIYYIIPVTLKRRIWSPGLCEIQFWLVTGGFLLIMISLQIVGLIQGAMWLNGETVYKTVSSLKPFFMMRAFGGALVVIGGYIQLYNIYKTVRSGPKVDSFVPQTAAEVGA; from the coding sequence ATGAACGAAGAATACAGCGCCGCACGAAGCTGGATATACAGCTCAGCGGTCTGGCTGGCAGTCGGTACCTCATTTGCCATGATTGCGGCAACCGAGATGGTATTCCCCGATTTTCTAGGGGGCGTTAGCTTCCTTGAGTTCGGACGGTTGCGCCCAATCCATGTGAATGGTGTAACGTTCTTCTGGCTTTCAATGGCGTATTACGGAGCCTTTTTCTATATAGTGCCGAAGTTAACCGGACGGGCATTGTGGAGTGAAAACCTTGCCAAGATAGTAATGTGGGCGTGGAACTTCCTCGGCATCTTTATGGTAATTACCCTGATGGCGGGTATGACTCAGGGGCGCGAATATGCCGAAATGATTTGGCCGATTGATATATTTGTGGCTATTGCCACCAGCTTAAACGCCTTCAACATCCTGATGACCATCTCCCAACGTGCGGAAAAAAAGATTTATGCTTCGCTCTGGTACATTATGGGCGCGGTAGTTTGGCTACCGATAGTATATGCCATCGGGAACGTCATTTGGTCGCCACTGGCAGGTGGTGATAATCCCTTTGCCGGTTCGCTGGCGGGCATTAATGATGCTACTTGGAACTGGTTCTACGGGCATAATATTTTGGGCTTGTGGTTTACTCCCGGCGGCGCGGCGTTGGTATATTACATTGTTCCGGTAGTCACCCGCACTCCCTTATACAGCCACATTCTGTCGCTGGTCGCCTTCTGGAGCCTCGCGCTATTCTACCCATTGGTGGGACAACATCACTTGCTTTCCACCCCAACCCCCGGTTGGTTGAAAACCGTCGCTACCGTAGCCTCTATCGGCTTGTTTGTGCCGGTCATTACCTTCCTAACCAATATTTGGATGACCATGCGCGGCAACTGGGGTCGTATATATGCCAGTTTACCCCTGAAATATGTAATAGTCGGTACGGTCTTTTACTTTGTAACCTGTATCCAGGGACCTTTCCAAGCAATCCAAAGCTTTAACCGCTTGGTGCACTTCACCAACTGGATTGTAGGACATGCCCATCTTGCCTTGCTCGGCACGATGACAATGTGGGTGATGGGCGCGATTTACTACATCATACCCGTTACCCTAAAGCGTCGTATCTGGAGTCCGGGCTTGTGTGAAATTCAATTCTGGTTAGTTACGGGCGGCTTCCTGCTGATAATGATTAGCTTGCAAATCGTGGGCTTGATACAGGGCGCAATGTGGCTGAACGGCGAAACCGTTTACAAAACCGTGTCTTCGCTGAAACCCTTCTTTATGATGCGCGCGTTTGGCGGTGCGCTGGTAGTTATCGGTGGATATATCCAGCTTTACAACATTTACAAGACGGTGAGAAGCGGACCAAAAGTGGATTCGTTTGTACCTCAAACCGCCGCCGAAGTAGGGGCGTAA
- a CDS encoding cbb3-type cytochrome c oxidase subunit II, producing MHLRMSFGTVFAGAVLMVMTSVFMTVGLSSLSFQPSPSDIARPLTADEEKGRQVYISNGCVYCHTQYIRPQDWNAAGGGKAARVAQAGDYVFLQTMLLGSERTGPDLSQEGGVHPDDWHLAHFQNPRFTSPQSIMPQFNFLSVEDRTNLIKYVQSLGGKAADVRMAIQSSEKDALVKSLNGGQGDRSVTDPKKPYDQAHLDYLMQQVPTTWKNTRSAMPPSNRSIVHGKQIFLSNCVGCHGYNGDGNGPAAQYMQPRPFNFTDVAAQKVTSEGQYYHFLLFGLPGSAMPAWGDFLTVNDIWDVINFIRTIPNGGLTIAEDKLDASLQVTGPNAGPEPSQYDANQEFWSKNPPNPVPTVAPDPNTSGGR from the coding sequence GTGCATTTGAGAATGTCATTTGGAACCGTATTTGCCGGGGCTGTACTTATGGTCATGACCAGCGTTTTCATGACGGTTGGTTTATCGTCCTTGAGCTTTCAGCCTTCGCCATCCGACATAGCGCGTCCCCTTACCGCCGATGAGGAGAAGGGACGGCAGGTATATATCAGCAACGGTTGCGTATATTGTCATACTCAATACATCAGACCGCAGGACTGGAACGCGGCAGGTGGCGGAAAAGCCGCGCGGGTAGCACAAGCGGGGGATTATGTTTTCTTGCAAACCATGCTGCTCGGCTCAGAACGCACCGGACCTGACCTTTCACAGGAAGGGGGCGTACACCCGGACGATTGGCATCTGGCGCATTTCCAAAACCCGCGCTTTACCAGCCCGCAATCCATTATGCCTCAGTTTAACTTTTTGAGCGTAGAGGATAGAACCAACCTGATTAAATATGTGCAAAGTCTCGGCGGAAAAGCAGCAGATGTGCGGATGGCTATCCAGAGCAGCGAAAAGGATGCGCTGGTAAAATCTCTAAACGGCGGTCAAGGCGACCGTTCAGTGACCGACCCTAAAAAGCCCTATGACCAAGCGCACTTGGATTACCTGATGCAGCAAGTGCCGACAACTTGGAAAAATACCCGTAGCGCGATGCCGCCTAGCAATCGCAGTATTGTACACGGCAAGCAGATATTCCTAAGTAACTGTGTCGGTTGTCATGGTTATAACGGGGATGGCAATGGACCTGCCGCTCAATACATGCAGCCGCGCCCATTCAACTTCACCGATGTAGCGGCGCAAAAAGTCACCAGCGAAGGGCAATATTATCACTTCTTGTTATTTGGCTTGCCGGGTAGTGCAATGCCCGCATGGGGCGATTTCCTGACCGTTAACGACATCTGGGATGTAATCAACTTTATTCGCACCATCCCTAACGGAGGTTTGACCATAGCCGAAGATAAGCTGGATGCTTCGTTGCAGGTAACAGGACCAAACGCCGGGCCTGAGCCTTCACAGTATGATGCCAATCAGGAATTCTGGTCGAAGAATCCGCCAAACCCGGTTCCAACCGTTGCGCCGGATCCTAATACCAGTGGAGGGAGATAA
- a CDS encoding cbb3-type cytochrome c oxidase subunit I, which yields MADILLEKSGKAEKPDILAGYYDTSNLAPDGTYYSNDSILVKFFLAQVLALSVAAIHGVFQRLPFMAEWLREADYGGHLFTNLGLTHINVVLGGTISIAGLTYYVLPRLLKRRLFSETLCNISFWFTFSGVLGFYMALLPIGLTEGALVHQGYTYTQAKDIVGFWHKAPEAITASAMGIGYWLFVTNVVMTIWSARRQSNREQIFAAKFFVVSVVALLLGTLQGVYQVLPWSLDWLYKVGAAGQLIDPMSHAHMNLVGGCVFAFAGFVYYFLPRITGKPVYSIRLANFSFWSMFIGVFTFWLVLIILGFIEGDMVISQGITPIAAKQAVGFWHPLLISSAASIMLLGFWTFIANIALTLKQGIGQSKERFLAVGLGFTAIALFISTSQGILQVIPSFTTWLDQAREAGEMITPLSHAQMNIIGVVTLTLVTCGMFAVPRMVNRRLYSYTLAKFSITMIVVGVSLLYVILVVLGVTEGNIIREGNTFAQARAAVTGDMHDWILVGLYAIIGTAYLTYAYNLLRTMGKATLAKMLGKAGDNLQRTTRYLVAINVPRATLEQAQRSAILANGTISDPDFSGVVVSSTTAAADSGSLPAANLTTIRKGGYVTRLSHIVNINPWKIFALEVVPGIFGFLGVGWLLSRRPAMAVLLFTGWQALFWICFWAVAVLMAPDWLPIFVGIYLILPFVSGWVAAQTYRKRAAEIKREVTRSLISDTAESTLNKEQRAGVE from the coding sequence ATGGCGGATATTCTACTTGAAAAAAGCGGCAAAGCAGAGAAACCCGATATTCTGGCGGGTTATTACGATACCAGTAACCTAGCGCCGGACGGCACCTATTACAGTAACGACTCTATATTGGTAAAATTCTTTTTAGCGCAGGTGCTGGCGCTGTCGGTAGCGGCTATACACGGCGTGTTCCAGCGTTTGCCCTTCATGGCAGAATGGTTGCGCGAAGCCGATTACGGTGGTCACCTTTTCACCAATCTAGGTCTAACCCATATCAACGTGGTACTAGGGGGAACAATTTCCATAGCCGGATTGACCTACTATGTGTTGCCGCGCTTACTCAAACGCCGACTTTTCAGCGAAACGCTTTGCAATATTTCGTTCTGGTTCACCTTTAGCGGAGTGTTGGGCTTTTACATGGCACTGCTGCCGATAGGTTTGACCGAGGGTGCGCTGGTTCATCAGGGCTATACCTATACTCAAGCTAAAGATATTGTCGGCTTTTGGCACAAAGCCCCCGAAGCAATTACCGCTTCGGCAATGGGCATCGGCTACTGGCTATTTGTGACCAACGTAGTTATGACCATTTGGTCGGCGCGCCGCCAATCCAATCGTGAGCAAATATTCGCCGCCAAATTCTTCGTGGTTTCGGTGGTAGCTTTGTTGCTCGGTACGCTTCAGGGCGTATATCAGGTATTGCCGTGGTCGCTGGACTGGCTCTATAAGGTGGGCGCAGCCGGACAACTGATTGACCCGATGTCGCACGCTCATATGAATCTGGTAGGCGGTTGCGTCTTTGCCTTTGCCGGATTTGTCTATTACTTCTTGCCGCGCATTACCGGAAAGCCGGTGTATAGCATCCGCCTTGCAAACTTCTCTTTCTGGTCAATGTTCATCGGCGTATTTACCTTCTGGTTGGTGCTAATTATTCTCGGCTTTATCGAAGGGGACATGGTAATTTCGCAAGGCATTACCCCCATCGCTGCAAAACAGGCGGTTGGCTTCTGGCATCCGCTATTGATTTCGTCCGCCGCTTCAATAATGCTGCTAGGCTTCTGGACTTTTATCGCCAACATAGCCTTAACCTTGAAGCAGGGCATCGGTCAGTCGAAAGAGCGATTTCTGGCGGTTGGTTTGGGTTTCACAGCCATAGCCCTATTTATAAGCACCAGTCAAGGTATCTTACAGGTTATACCAAGCTTTACCACTTGGCTCGATCAAGCGCGCGAAGCCGGAGAAATGATTACTCCTCTTTCCCACGCGCAAATGAACATCATCGGGGTGGTAACTCTAACGTTAGTTACATGCGGTATGTTCGCAGTGCCGCGTATGGTAAATCGCCGCCTCTACAGCTACACCCTCGCTAAGTTTTCCATAACAATGATTGTGGTGGGGGTTAGTCTGCTATATGTAATTCTGGTAGTGCTAGGCGTTACCGAAGGAAACATTATCCGTGAGGGCAATACCTTTGCACAGGCACGCGCCGCCGTCACGGGCGATATGCACGACTGGATACTGGTAGGGTTATACGCTATCATCGGTACGGCATATTTAACCTACGCCTACAATCTACTGCGTACAATGGGTAAAGCTACCCTCGCCAAGATGTTAGGCAAGGCGGGCGATAACCTGCAACGAACCACACGCTATTTGGTAGCAATCAATGTGCCACGCGCCACCTTAGAACAAGCGCAACGCTCTGCAATCCTTGCCAATGGAACGATTAGCGACCCAGATTTCAGTGGAGTGGTGGTTTCGAGTACAACCGCTGCCGCCGATAGCGGTTCTTTACCAGCCGCTAACCTAACTACAATTCGCAAGGGCGGGTATGTTACCCGACTATCGCACATTGTAAATATCAACCCGTGGAAAATCTTTGCGCTGGAAGTAGTTCCGGGTATCTTCGGGTTTTTGGGCGTAGGCTGGCTGTTAAGCCGTCGTCCGGCAATGGCAGTTTTACTGTTTACCGGATGGCAAGCCCTTTTCTGGATTTGCTTCTGGGCAGTAGCGGTACTGATGGCACCCGATTGGTTGCCGATATTTGTAGGGATTTATCTCATCCTACCCTTTGTAAGTGGTTGGGTAGCTGCACAAACCTATCGCAAACGAGCCGCTGAAATTAAGCGCGAGGTTACCCGCAGTCTCATTAGCGATACCGCCGAAAGCACGCTTAATAAAGAACAGCGTGCCGGAGTAGAATAA
- the tatA gene encoding twin-arginine translocase TatA/TatE family subunit: MFAFDKPFVWVIILLIIIVLFGANRLTDIGKSLGRGIREFKEETQAANKDTKPESTTTTTTVASSAVTPADDEEVVITRRERKREDGTTEVIEDRVIRKKAQL; the protein is encoded by the coding sequence ATGTTTGCTTTTGACAAACCCTTTGTTTGGGTAATTATTCTACTGATTATAATCGTGCTGTTCGGGGCAAATCGCCTGACAGACATCGGGAAGTCGTTGGGACGTGGTATTCGAGAGTTTAAAGAAGAAACTCAGGCTGCAAATAAAGATACCAAGCCGGAATCCACAACCACCACTACTACAGTTGCCAGCAGCGCCGTTACACCTGCGGATGATGAAGAAGTGGTAATTACCCGCCGTGAGCGCAAACGTGAAGATGGCACAACCGAAGTTATAGAAGATCGGGTCATTCGAAAAAAAGCGCAACTTTAA
- a CDS encoding CPBP family intramembrane glutamic endopeptidase, translated as MNLIFAIGTLTLLGLMYWGAYFNGKEIKSIQIRGNLLLQFPEFLFKLVLLGLCLGLASTYTMARTERVFGWPPKNFGIELVLGVVIGLVVQYSVNFLSGLAIRIWGPQIYSPIIMKNVVPRKFSEWVLILIPLLLAVAVEEVLFRALAVGGFSSLINPWIMAVGSSILFGMVHVPQGKLGMALTGLVGFIFAAVFIITSSLLVVISAHYVINLLQLAKAGEEENWLKRFSPPAKAENKPEAEQ; from the coding sequence ATGAATTTAATCTTTGCCATCGGTACATTGACTTTATTGGGGTTAATGTACTGGGGTGCATATTTTAACGGCAAAGAAATTAAGAGTATCCAAATCCGGGGTAATTTGCTATTGCAATTCCCGGAGTTTCTGTTTAAGCTCGTGCTTCTTGGGCTTTGCCTTGGTTTAGCTTCTACTTATACAATGGCGCGCACCGAAAGAGTTTTCGGTTGGCCTCCCAAAAACTTTGGCATTGAATTAGTTTTGGGCGTGGTTATCGGGCTGGTAGTCCAATACTCCGTCAACTTTCTCTCCGGTTTGGCAATTCGCATCTGGGGTCCGCAAATCTACTCTCCCATCATCATGAAGAATGTAGTGCCGCGCAAATTCAGCGAGTGGGTATTAATCCTGATTCCCTTATTGCTAGCGGTAGCGGTGGAAGAAGTCCTGTTCCGCGCATTGGCGGTGGGCGGATTTTCAAGCCTGATAAACCCATGGATAATGGCGGTAGGTTCTTCTATCCTGTTCGGAATGGTACATGTGCCACAAGGGAAACTTGGTATGGCGTTGACCGGGCTGGTCGGTTTTATCTTTGCGGCGGTTTTTATTATTACAAGCAGTTTATTGGTGGTTATCAGCGCGCATTACGTGATAAACCTACTCCAGCTTGCCAAAGCGGGTGAGGAAGAAAACTGGCTAAAGCGTTTTTCACCACCTGCTAAAGCTGAAAACAAGCCTGAAGCAGAACAATAA